From the Exiguobacterium aurantiacum genome, one window contains:
- a CDS encoding NUDIX hydrolase, whose amino-acid sequence MPEQVELWDVYTKHRERTNRLWQRGTRAHEGDCHLVVHVCLFNRQGEMLIQQRTSEKENWANGWDVTVAGNALAGETSRQAAMRELEEEIGFAIDMTNMRPHLTFHSDGVLDDIYLIETEVDIHALTLQQSEVQAVRWAEEKTVFELMELGHFIPYKRAMLSLLFAMRHRYGSFRQVDQGGRLNVENVSVDQ is encoded by the coding sequence GTGCCTGAACAAGTAGAACTGTGGGACGTGTATACGAAACATCGAGAACGGACTAATCGTCTTTGGCAACGCGGCACGAGAGCGCACGAAGGAGATTGTCATTTGGTCGTACATGTCTGTCTGTTCAATCGACAAGGCGAGATGTTGATTCAACAACGAACATCGGAGAAGGAGAACTGGGCGAACGGATGGGATGTGACAGTTGCGGGCAACGCTCTCGCTGGCGAGACGAGTCGACAAGCAGCGATGCGTGAACTAGAAGAAGAAATCGGGTTCGCGATTGACATGACGAACATGCGCCCGCATTTGACGTTCCATTCAGACGGTGTGCTCGATGATATTTATTTAATTGAGACCGAAGTCGATATCCATGCGTTGACGCTACAGCAGAGCGAGGTCCAGGCAGTTCGTTGGGCCGAAGAGAAGACCGTTTTCGAATTGATGGAGTTGGGACATTTCATCCCATACAAACGGGCGATGCTGTCTTTATTGTTCGCGATGCGGCATCGGTACGGATCATTTCGTCAAGTAGATCAAGGAGGACGATTGAATGTGGAAAACGTATCAGTGGATCAATGA
- the mprF gene encoding bifunctional lysylphosphatidylglycerol flippase/synthetase MprF, producing the protein MQKRFSWKQLKWLLPFLLIGLILYQSGQELQNLSLAAAFQTLEALTGFEQIALIGLGLVAVLTMTGYDYYLLRSLDVQLPLAKLLRAAWITNAMNGMIGFGGVIGIALRTSLYRPYTDTKRLLRAIGWMTPTLISGLSLLAAGVLLGLFPADTLTGTKQWIWPVLLATLAVLPLYIYVTRKRSNLDWPTLLGYIATSLAEWVTAGLVALYALHLLGGEAPLTAMMGIFIVATIVGVVSLVPGGVGSFDLLYLVGMTQLGIDQEIVLSSLIVYRFVYFIVPFMIGLFLAALVFGDQVVKQIEYKPIIGSSYEIGTVVWRIVSRTLAKTGRLAGSLIALMTSLVLWFQTLLPSVSPLYSTSLWLQWVGTLALFTAGLLTLLTTFGMYIRTKRVLWLVWIACIVAGIGVLARGFNLFEAFVVGGFALFVWLTRTQHKRYRSIVTVSRFVRNVAYVGLYVGTHAFLLQSFSQTDTIFFDSEAAAGLSIAAVVLSGLLLIGIFTLFNRLKRPKLGLSFEPSRFAAFQAAHATTSAFDLAYMNDKLVYYGPDDEACLLFAKSGNHAIVLGDVQGARDAASHLLLAFIEETDRLGYIPLFYQVTPDWMPRLHDAGFTFFKLGEEATVDVVTFSLTGKKRANMRSLHNQFTKRGYTADIVMNPSPELITSLRGISDDWLGNRSEKGFSLGFFNEQALPHYPIALLRDETEQVIAFITLLRGHDTVSIDLMRSHGEALPGSIEVLILHVIEWARANDYAHVGLGMAPLASVGEQPFAYWPERIAADIFENISYIYPFSGLRQFKRKFTPTWEARYLAIRKRRKLLPSLLRTARLISRKRES; encoded by the coding sequence ATGCAAAAGCGATTTTCCTGGAAACAACTGAAATGGTTGCTTCCATTCCTATTGATTGGATTGATTCTATATCAGAGTGGCCAAGAGCTCCAAAACCTGTCGCTCGCCGCGGCGTTTCAAACGTTAGAGGCGTTGACGGGATTCGAACAAATCGCCTTGATCGGACTCGGACTCGTCGCCGTTTTGACGATGACCGGCTACGACTACTACTTACTGCGCTCGCTCGACGTCCAGCTCCCGCTCGCGAAGCTGCTTCGCGCGGCATGGATCACCAACGCGATGAACGGCATGATCGGGTTTGGCGGCGTCATCGGCATCGCGCTCCGGACGTCGCTGTATCGTCCATATACGGACACAAAGCGTTTGCTCCGGGCCATCGGTTGGATGACCCCGACGCTCATCAGCGGCTTGTCGCTGCTTGCCGCAGGCGTGCTACTCGGGCTCTTCCCGGCCGATACGCTCACCGGAACGAAACAGTGGATTTGGCCGGTGCTCCTCGCGACACTCGCCGTCCTGCCGCTCTACATATATGTGACGCGGAAGCGATCGAACTTGGATTGGCCGACCTTGCTCGGCTATATCGCGACGTCGCTAGCCGAATGGGTGACGGCCGGGCTCGTCGCCTTGTATGCCCTGCATTTGCTCGGAGGCGAAGCACCGCTCACGGCCATGATGGGAATCTTCATCGTCGCGACCATCGTCGGGGTCGTCTCGCTCGTCCCGGGTGGTGTCGGTTCGTTTGATCTATTATACCTCGTTGGGATGACCCAGCTCGGCATCGACCAAGAGATCGTCTTGTCTTCCTTGATCGTCTATCGCTTCGTCTACTTCATCGTCCCGTTCATGATCGGCCTATTCTTGGCGGCCCTCGTCTTCGGGGACCAGGTCGTCAAGCAGATTGAGTATAAACCGATCATCGGGTCGTCTTATGAAATCGGGACCGTCGTCTGGCGCATCGTGTCGCGCACACTCGCCAAGACCGGACGGCTCGCCGGAAGCCTGATTGCATTGATGACGAGTCTCGTCTTGTGGTTCCAAACGCTGTTACCGAGCGTGTCACCACTCTATTCGACTTCCCTCTGGTTGCAGTGGGTCGGCACGCTCGCACTGTTCACCGCCGGTCTGTTGACGCTACTGACCACGTTCGGGATGTACATCCGGACGAAACGCGTTCTCTGGCTCGTCTGGATTGCATGTATCGTCGCCGGCATCGGTGTCCTCGCACGCGGCTTCAATTTGTTCGAAGCGTTCGTCGTCGGTGGATTCGCTTTGTTCGTGTGGTTGACCCGGACCCAGCACAAACGCTATCGCTCCATCGTGACCGTCAGTCGCTTCGTCCGCAACGTCGCCTATGTCGGTCTCTACGTCGGCACGCATGCGTTCCTGCTGCAATCGTTCAGTCAGACCGACACGATTTTCTTCGATTCGGAAGCGGCCGCCGGGTTGAGCATCGCTGCCGTCGTTTTGTCCGGACTGCTGTTGATTGGCATCTTCACGCTGTTCAACCGGTTGAAACGTCCGAAGCTCGGCTTGTCGTTCGAACCGTCCCGTTTCGCGGCGTTTCAAGCCGCGCATGCGACGACGAGCGCGTTCGATTTGGCCTATATGAACGACAAGCTCGTCTATTATGGGCCGGACGACGAGGCATGTCTCTTGTTTGCTAAATCCGGCAATCACGCCATCGTCCTCGGTGATGTGCAAGGAGCGCGTGACGCCGCGTCACACTTGTTGCTCGCCTTTATCGAAGAGACGGACCGGCTCGGCTATATCCCGCTCTTTTATCAAGTCACTCCGGATTGGATGCCACGCCTGCACGACGCCGGTTTCACGTTCTTCAAGCTCGGTGAAGAGGCGACGGTCGATGTCGTCACGTTCTCGCTCACTGGCAAAAAGCGCGCCAACATGCGCTCGCTCCATAACCAATTCACGAAGCGGGGCTACACGGCCGATATCGTCATGAATCCGTCACCCGAGTTGATTACGTCACTGCGCGGCATCTCGGACGACTGGCTCGGCAATCGAAGCGAGAAAGGGTTCTCGCTCGGCTTTTTCAATGAGCAGGCCTTGCCCCATTACCCGATTGCCCTCCTGCGTGACGAGACGGAACAAGTTATTGCCTTCATTACGCTCCTCCGTGGCCATGACACCGTCTCTATCGATTTGATGCGCTCTCACGGTGAGGCTCTGCCCGGATCGATTGAAGTGCTGATTCTGCACGTGATCGAGTGGGCACGGGCAAATGACTACGCCCATGTCGGCCTCGGCATGGCACCACTCGCCTCAGTCGGGGAGCAACCGTTCGCGTACTGGCCGGAGCGGATTGCGGCCGATATCTTCGAGAACATCAGTTACATCTATCCGTTCAGCGGGCTCCGTCAATTCAAACGCAAGTTCACACCGACGTGGGAAGCTAGATATTTGGCCATCCGCAAGCGTCGGAAACTGCTCCCGTCCTTGCTTCGGACGGCACGGTTGATTAGTCGGAAACGAGAATCTTAA
- a CDS encoding bifunctional transcriptional activator/DNA repair enzyme AdaA, with the protein MLTFEEKWEKVLACDAAYDGQFYTAVKTTGIYCRPSCRSRKPKRENVDFYETKAEVESSGFRPCKRCQPEVDRSPASALVHDVTAFLLTHYKRPLKLEEIAEHVNLSPFYVERTFTQATGETPRRLLEKVRIDKAAHLLRTTDMSNLAICYEVGFQTPSNFYRVFRRLKGCAPSAYRKGGVDESLIVRDSRHRSV; encoded by the coding sequence ATGCTGACGTTTGAAGAGAAGTGGGAGAAAGTGCTCGCCTGTGACGCGGCGTATGACGGCCAGTTTTATACTGCGGTCAAGACGACCGGGATTTACTGTCGTCCCTCGTGCCGCTCGCGGAAACCGAAGCGAGAGAATGTCGATTTCTATGAGACGAAAGCGGAAGTGGAGTCGTCCGGCTTTCGGCCGTGCAAACGATGTCAGCCCGAGGTCGACCGTAGTCCGGCGAGCGCGCTCGTCCACGACGTGACGGCGTTTTTGCTCACTCATTACAAACGTCCGCTCAAACTCGAGGAGATTGCCGAGCATGTCAACTTGAGCCCGTTCTATGTCGAGCGGACGTTCACCCAGGCGACAGGCGAGACGCCGCGCCGTCTGCTCGAAAAAGTTCGCATCGACAAGGCGGCCCATCTGTTACGGACGACGGACATGAGCAATCTCGCCATCTGTTATGAGGTCGGCTTTCAAACGCCGTCCAACTTTTATCGCGTCTTTCGACGGCTAAAGGGCTGTGCGCCGAGTGCGTATCGAAAGGGGGGAGTCGATGAGTCGCTCATCGTTCGAGATTCACGTCACCGCTCCGTTTGA
- a CDS encoding DNA-3-methyladenine glycosylase family protein — MSRSSFEIHVTAPFDFQQCLQFLRRSNDEVMHVARETSVSKLFDVDGRLLLGDIMETSQGLVIVFPEDIISKTEQEHVERYVRDWFDLDQDVAAFARMAETDELLHPLVREYEGLRLIGFPDLFEALTWAVIGQQITLSFAYTLKRRFVEQYGPSREVDGVTYWAFPNPETIALLDPSELRPLQFSTRKAEYIIGIAQEMTDGRLSKQQLRSEPPDMMHERLLSLRGVGEWTAAYVRMKCFQDPTAFPAADAGLHQALKHHLGRSDKLTADEVRLYGERFSGWEAYATFYLWRSLYGDV; from the coding sequence ATGAGTCGCTCATCGTTCGAGATTCACGTCACCGCTCCGTTTGATTTTCAGCAATGTCTGCAGTTTTTACGACGTTCAAACGATGAAGTGATGCATGTCGCTCGCGAAACGTCCGTCTCGAAGCTGTTCGATGTGGACGGACGGTTGCTGTTGGGTGACATCATGGAGACGTCCCAAGGCCTCGTCATCGTGTTCCCGGAAGACATTATTTCAAAAACGGAGCAAGAACATGTGGAACGATACGTCCGCGACTGGTTTGATCTCGACCAAGACGTCGCCGCGTTCGCGCGGATGGCTGAGACGGATGAACTGTTGCATCCGCTCGTCCGAGAGTACGAGGGGCTGCGGCTGATCGGATTCCCGGACTTGTTCGAGGCGCTCACGTGGGCCGTCATCGGCCAACAGATCACACTCTCGTTCGCCTATACGCTGAAACGACGGTTCGTCGAGCAGTATGGACCATCCCGGGAGGTGGACGGCGTGACGTACTGGGCATTCCCAAATCCAGAGACAATTGCACTGCTCGACCCGAGTGAACTGCGACCGCTCCAATTCAGCACCCGGAAAGCAGAATATATCATCGGTATCGCCCAGGAAATGACGGACGGACGATTGTCGAAACAGCAGTTGCGCAGCGAGCCACCCGACATGATGCATGAACGGTTGTTAAGCTTACGCGGTGTCGGGGAGTGGACGGCCGCGTATGTCCGGATGAAGTGTTTCCAAGACCCGACGGCGTTCCCGGCCGCGGACGCTGGTCTGCATCAGGCGTTGAAGCATCATCTTGGGCGAAGCGACAAGTTGACGGCAGACGAAGTGAGGTTGTACGGGGAACGTTTTTCCGGATGGGAAGCGTACGCCACATTCTATCTATGGAGGTCATTGTATGGAGACGTATAG
- a CDS encoding LURP-one-related/scramblase family protein, whose amino-acid sequence MNTLYMKQKVFSLRGRFTIKDADENDLYFVEGSFMKLPKSFTISDKEGHEITTITKKTFSFLPKFYVDVEGQETVTISKEFTLFKPRYTIDAAGIDVQGNWWDMDFQVIQNGQVIGSVQKKWLSWGDSYEIQVMDETMEHMLISIVVAIDCAKSDQAAGASAAT is encoded by the coding sequence ATGAACACGCTCTACATGAAACAAAAGGTTTTCAGCCTGCGCGGGCGCTTCACCATCAAAGATGCGGATGAGAACGATTTGTATTTCGTCGAAGGGAGCTTCATGAAGCTACCGAAGTCGTTTACGATTTCAGACAAAGAAGGCCATGAGATTACGACAATCACGAAAAAGACGTTCAGTTTCTTGCCGAAGTTCTATGTCGACGTCGAAGGCCAGGAGACGGTCACGATCTCAAAAGAGTTTACGTTGTTCAAACCACGTTATACGATTGATGCGGCCGGAATCGATGTGCAAGGCAACTGGTGGGACATGGACTTCCAAGTGATACAGAACGGCCAAGTCATCGGCAGCGTTCAGAAAAAATGGCTGTCATGGGGCGACAGTTACGAGATTCAAGTGATGGACGAGACGATGGAGCACATGCTCATCTCGATCGTCGTCGCCATCGATTGTGCGAAGTCAGACCAGGCCGCAGGTGCCAGCGCGGCGACATGA
- a CDS encoding HAD hydrolase-like protein encodes MNTSIIFDMDGTLFRTETILEKALDETFHFLRKNEGWEGDTPIEQYREIMGVPLPVVWETLLPDYSVSVRGAADDYFLNRLIENIRSGNGALYPGVTALFEKLTAMNCTLYIASNGLIPYLEAIVSHYDLHDWITATYSIEHIETLNKSDLVAHIVTTHNIQDGFVVGDRLSDIVAAQTNGLTAVGCRFDFSQEEELRQADHVINRLADLPDILSKSHISVEGN; translated from the coding sequence ATGAACACTTCCATTATTTTTGATATGGACGGCACCTTGTTTCGGACAGAGACCATCTTAGAGAAGGCACTCGACGAAACGTTTCACTTTTTACGCAAGAACGAGGGATGGGAAGGTGATACACCGATTGAACAATATCGTGAGATTATGGGAGTTCCCTTGCCTGTCGTGTGGGAAACGTTGCTCCCTGACTATTCGGTGTCTGTTCGAGGCGCAGCAGACGACTATTTCTTGAACCGTTTAATCGAAAATATTCGAAGTGGCAACGGGGCGCTCTATCCAGGGGTGACTGCTTTGTTTGAGAAACTGACGGCGATGAATTGTACCTTGTATATCGCCAGCAATGGATTGATTCCTTATCTTGAGGCGATTGTATCGCACTATGACTTGCACGATTGGATTACAGCAACGTACAGCATCGAGCACATCGAAACGTTGAACAAAAGTGATTTGGTCGCTCATATCGTGACAACCCATAACATTCAAGACGGGTTCGTCGTCGGTGATCGACTTTCAGATATTGTGGCGGCGCAAACGAACGGTCTGACTGCAGTCGGGTGTCGGTTCGACTTTTCTCAAGAAGAGGAGTTGCGGCAGGCGGACCATGTCATCAATCGATTGGCGGATCTTCCAGACATCCTCTCGAAGAGTCATATCAGCGTTGAAGGAAACTGA
- a CDS encoding carbohydrate binding domain-containing protein, protein MKKWVALALGTGLVLSAAQGASAEKPEKKDNTKWKLVWSDEFNKSEIDQTKWNFDTGNWLKDAEGTPVTPGWGNNEKQFYTDKNENAFVEDGNLVIRAKKEQVTDELGSYDFTSAKLTTKGKFSQTYGRYEMRAKLPTGKGLWPAFWMLPEQDRYGAWAASGEIDIMEAWGSQPDKVAGTIHYGENWPNNKYTGKDYHFEEGDGIDKWHTYAVEWEPGELRWYVDGKLYQTQNDWYSKGLNQATKYSYPAPFDQNFYLIMNLAVGGWFDGDVDATTPFPADMKVDYVRVFDLKNRDYREAVEPVYTDETIVLPDGAKQPSEDGNLVYDQDYTEPITTVTNGSQALDPVNWNYVALPDFGGVGSIDVIEQAGSRFADISITQAGSQPYSHQLIQNVSLGKGGHYKVTFDASADSARSIAVKVGGGPDRGYAKYSDEGSFDLTTDVQTYSMTFDMTEDTDLAARLEFNVGLSTAGVQIGNVRVEQTPREALDPNATKPALGNGNHVYNGTFDQGAMDRLTYWQFDPGATKGTGTVDEKARHFEFVTNAKKGQPATLVQNGIQLTEGRDYVLRFNAKSERIKSLQVGLNGLNGQAYLPLQDVSLTRDFQSIEIPFTMEQETDLLSQLQFVLGSAKGEITLDDVQLLDVTPVEVDPSPLKNGSFAEGLTHWGSYVHFDAQAAVEAVNEAAQLSITQEGQEPWSVLMEQGGLELHAGQTYVVRFDAKSTVARNMEVTIENAAYTRFLSEIVQVTPETKSYEFELTMGQTDMTAMKFLLGRTEGSPLGAHDVTIDNVSVTVK, encoded by the coding sequence ATGAAGAAATGGGTCGCACTTGCACTCGGAACTGGGCTTGTCTTATCTGCCGCACAAGGCGCATCTGCCGAAAAGCCGGAGAAGAAAGACAACACGAAATGGAAGCTCGTCTGGTCGGATGAGTTCAACAAATCAGAGATTGATCAAACGAAATGGAACTTTGACACGGGGAACTGGTTGAAAGACGCTGAAGGCACGCCGGTCACACCAGGTTGGGGAAACAATGAGAAGCAATTTTACACGGACAAAAATGAAAACGCTTTCGTAGAAGACGGGAACCTCGTCATCCGTGCGAAAAAAGAACAAGTGACAGACGAACTCGGGTCATACGACTTCACGTCAGCGAAGTTGACGACCAAAGGTAAGTTCAGTCAAACGTACGGCCGTTATGAGATGCGCGCGAAGCTCCCAACCGGCAAAGGACTATGGCCGGCGTTCTGGATGTTGCCGGAACAGGACCGCTACGGCGCCTGGGCCGCGTCTGGTGAAATCGACATCATGGAAGCATGGGGGAGCCAGCCTGACAAGGTCGCTGGAACGATCCATTACGGCGAGAACTGGCCGAACAATAAATATACCGGCAAAGACTACCACTTTGAAGAAGGCGACGGCATCGACAAATGGCATACATATGCGGTCGAGTGGGAGCCAGGCGAGTTGCGTTGGTACGTTGACGGGAAATTGTATCAGACACAAAACGATTGGTACTCGAAAGGGTTGAACCAAGCTACGAAATACAGCTATCCGGCACCGTTCGACCAAAACTTCTATTTGATTATGAACTTGGCCGTCGGCGGCTGGTTTGATGGAGACGTCGATGCGACGACACCATTCCCAGCTGATATGAAAGTCGATTACGTTCGCGTCTTCGATTTGAAGAACCGTGACTATCGCGAAGCGGTCGAACCGGTGTATACCGACGAAACAATCGTGCTTCCGGACGGAGCGAAACAACCGTCTGAAGACGGAAACCTTGTCTACGACCAAGACTACACGGAGCCAATCACGACCGTAACGAACGGTTCGCAGGCGCTCGACCCGGTGAACTGGAACTATGTGGCGCTCCCTGACTTCGGTGGAGTTGGATCGATCGACGTGATTGAACAGGCGGGTTCACGCTTCGCGGATATCTCAATCACACAAGCGGGCAGTCAGCCTTACTCGCACCAATTGATTCAAAACGTGTCACTCGGCAAAGGAGGTCACTACAAAGTGACGTTCGACGCGAGTGCCGACTCGGCTCGCTCGATCGCTGTCAAAGTCGGCGGTGGACCGGACCGCGGTTACGCCAAGTATTCGGATGAAGGCTCGTTCGATTTGACGACCGATGTCCAGACGTACTCGATGACGTTCGACATGACGGAAGACACAGATCTCGCGGCACGCCTCGAATTCAACGTCGGCCTCAGCACGGCAGGCGTCCAAATCGGGAACGTCCGCGTCGAACAGACGCCGCGTGAAGCGCTCGACCCGAACGCGACGAAACCGGCGCTCGGAAACGGCAACCACGTCTATAACGGAACGTTCGACCAAGGGGCAATGGACCGCTTGACTTACTGGCAGTTCGACCCAGGCGCAACGAAAGGCACAGGCACAGTTGATGAGAAAGCGCGTCACTTCGAGTTCGTGACGAACGCGAAGAAAGGGCAACCGGCAACGCTCGTCCAAAACGGCATTCAATTGACGGAAGGCCGTGACTACGTACTTCGTTTCAACGCGAAATCGGAACGCATCAAATCGCTTCAAGTCGGCTTGAATGGATTGAACGGGCAAGCATATCTCCCGCTCCAAGACGTGTCGTTGACGCGCGACTTCCAATCAATTGAAATCCCGTTCACGATGGAACAAGAGACGGATTTGTTGAGCCAACTCCAATTCGTGCTTGGTTCGGCTAAAGGTGAAATCACGCTCGACGATGTACAACTGTTGGATGTGACACCGGTCGAGGTTGACCCGTCGCCGCTCAAGAACGGTTCGTTCGCTGAAGGATTGACGCATTGGGGCTCATACGTCCACTTTGACGCCCAAGCGGCGGTCGAAGCGGTGAACGAGGCGGCTCAGTTGTCAATCACGCAAGAAGGACAAGAGCCGTGGAGCGTGCTCATGGAACAGGGCGGTCTCGAGTTGCATGCAGGTCAAACGTACGTCGTGCGCTTTGACGCCAAATCGACAGTGGCCCGCAACATGGAAGTGACAATCGAGAACGCGGCATACACACGTTTCTTGAGCGAGATCGTCCAAGTCACTCCTGAGACGAAGTCGTACGAGTTCGAGCTCACGATGGGCCAGACGGACATGACAGCGATGAAATTCTTGCTCGGCCGCACGGAAGGCTCGCCGCTCGGCGCGCACGATGTGACGATCGATAACGTCAGCGTGACCGTAAAATAA
- a CDS encoding NUDIX hydrolase has translation MEFWDVYDVDRKKTGRTWQRGNRLENGDFHLVIHVCIFNKDGQMLIQQRQPFKDGWSNMWDITVGGSATVGDTSQQAAMRELEEEIGLKLDLSHTRPHLTVNFDEGFDDIYLVETDVDLDELTLQQSEVQAVQWADEATILERIQAGTFIPYYESMISLLFSMRKQWGAIYSYEKKESSRA, from the coding sequence ATGGAGTTTTGGGATGTGTATGATGTGGACCGCAAGAAGACAGGGCGGACGTGGCAGCGGGGCAACCGTCTCGAGAACGGCGATTTTCATCTCGTCATCCACGTCTGCATTTTCAACAAGGACGGACAGATGTTGATTCAGCAGCGCCAACCGTTCAAAGACGGTTGGTCGAACATGTGGGACATCACGGTCGGTGGTAGTGCAACGGTCGGCGATACGAGCCAACAGGCAGCGATGCGCGAGCTCGAAGAAGAAATCGGGCTAAAACTCGACTTATCGCACACAAGGCCGCATTTGACGGTCAACTTTGATGAGGGGTTCGATGATATCTATCTCGTCGAGACAGACGTCGACCTCGACGAGTTGACGCTCCAACAATCAGAAGTGCAGGCCGTGCAGTGGGCGGACGAAGCGACGATTCTCGAGCGAATTCAAGCAGGGACGTTCATTCCGTATTATGAATCGATGATTTCGCTATTATTTTCGATGCGCAAACAGTGGGGCGCCATCTACAGCTACGAAAAGAAGGAATCGAGCCGTGCCTGA
- a CDS encoding DUF1349 domain-containing protein has product MWKTYQWINEPNEVNAGEHLTFQTAPDTDFWRNTHYGFNRMTAHALVTDVSAERFTCRATIEMEPSHTYDQAGILLYVNDDHWLKTSVEYIPDGPSHLGAVVTSFGYSDWSTRDFPNKNIYGRLTFELVYTDGDVEVFFEYEGGAREQLRIAHLHDVSTLRVGPYACSPDTEAPGFKVTISDWTVTEAST; this is encoded by the coding sequence ATGTGGAAAACGTATCAGTGGATCAATGAACCTAATGAAGTGAACGCAGGTGAGCACCTGACGTTCCAGACGGCACCAGACACCGACTTTTGGCGGAACACCCATTACGGCTTCAACCGGATGACGGCGCACGCTTTGGTGACGGACGTGTCGGCCGAGCGGTTTACGTGCCGGGCGACGATTGAGATGGAGCCGAGCCATACATATGATCAGGCCGGAATCCTGCTATACGTCAACGACGACCATTGGCTCAAGACGTCCGTCGAGTATATCCCGGACGGACCGTCACATCTCGGGGCCGTCGTCACGTCCTTTGGCTACTCGGATTGGTCGACGCGAGATTTCCCGAATAAAAACATTTACGGACGGTTGACGTTCGAACTCGTCTATACCGATGGCGATGTCGAGGTGTTCTTCGAATACGAGGGAGGTGCTCGTGAGCAGTTGCGGATCGCCCATCTCCATGACGTGTCGACGTTACGCGTCGGACCGTACGCCTGTAGTCCGGATACGGAGGCGCCTGGATTCAAAGTCACGATTTCAGATTGGACCGTCACGGAAGCATCGACTTGA